The DNA region GAGGGTGCGCGCCGGCATGTCGAGTTCGACGAAGTCGATCACCTCACCGCTGAGTCGGCGGCGCAGATATCCGGTGACGGTGTTGGTGACCGACACCGGAACCAGACCCACCGTGACCGGCCCGTGGTCAACCCGTTCGCCCTGGCCGGTGACACTGATGTCGGTCAGCTCCCTGGCAAAGGTCGTGTAACCGGGGTCCTCGCCGTGGACGAAGGCGACGCCGTCCTCGAAGTCGAGCGAATCGACCACGTAGCTCTCACCCTGGTGCAGATACACCGCGCCGGGGTGGACCTGCGCGGGCGCCTGACCGGCGCCGGTGCTGCCCAACATGCGGCCCGTGCCGACCTCCAGGATCGCGATCTGACCACCGGTGGCGCCCCGGATGTCCACCCCCGCGTGCGGATCGACCCCGGGGGTGGGGAAGTAGCCGCTCGGTCGGCGCCGCAGCAGCCCGTCGTCGATCAAGGCCCCCGCGACCGCTTCCGCATCCCACATGCGCACCTCCGCGTCGGTCAGCGGGAGCTCGGTGGCGGCGCAAAGAAGCTGGGGGCCAAGCACATACGGATTGCCCGGATCGATGACGACGCGTTCGATGGGCTTGTCGAGCAGCGCTGCCGGGTGGTGCACGAGGTAGGTGTCGAGAGGGTCGTCGCGGGCGATCAGCACGACGAGGGCTCCCTGGCCGCGGCGACCGGCGCGCCCGGCCTGCTGCCAGAACGACGCGACGGTGCCGGGGAAGCCGGCCAGCACCACGGCGTCCAGACCTGCGATGTCCACACCCAATTCCAACGCGTTGGTCGTCGCCACCCCGCGCAGTTCGCCGTCGGCCAGCGCCTGTTCGAGCCGGCGTCGGTCCTCGGCGAGGTAACCGGCACGGTAGGAGGCCACCCGGTCCGCGAGGTCCGGGGCGGTCTCGGTCAGCCGTGTCCGGGCGCCCAGTGCGGTCAGTTCAGCGCCCCGGCGTGAGCGCACGAACGTGAGCATCCGCGCCCCCTCGGCGATCAGATCCGCCATCACCCGCGCTGCTTCGGCACCGGCCGATCGCCGCACCGGTGCGCCGTTCTCCCCGACGAGGTCCGCCATGAGCGCCGGTTCCCACAGTGCGACCGTTCGTGCCCCCTGGGGCGACCCGTCCTCGGTGACTTCGGCGACCGTCTGGCCGATCAACTCCGATGCGGTGACGGCGGGTTGCGCGGTGGTTGCGCTGGCGAAGATCACGGTGGGTCCGGAACTGTCCGCGCCGGTCGCCGAGTAGCGGGCGCACAGGCGTAACAACCGGCGCAGCACCATCGCCACGTTGGACCCGAAAATGCCTCGGTAGTAATGGCATTCGTCGACCACGACATAGTGGAGATTGCGCAGGAAGACCGCCCAGCGCGCGTGGTTGCGCAGCATTGAGAGGTGGATCATGTCGGGATTGGAGAAGATCCATCGCGATCGTTCCCGTGCGAAGCGCCGCACCTCCGTCGGGCTGTCACCGTCGTAGGGGGTCGGTGCGACGTCGGCGAGTCCGGGCACCGCCGAGGTCAGCGATGCGGCCGAGCGCAGCTGGTCGTGCCCGAGTGCCTTGGTCGGCGACAGATAGAGGACGCGGGTACGCGGGTTCTCTTTCAGTGCCGTCAATATCGGGAGCTGATAGGCCAGGGATTTGCCCGACGCGGTGCCCGTGCTCAGGACGACATGACGTCCGTCCCGCGCCAGCTGGGCGGCTTCGAGCTGGTGTGACCACGGCGCCTCGACCCCCCGATCCCGGAAGGCGCGCACCACATCTGGGTCAGCCCACGGCGGCCAGGCCCGGGTGCTGGCGCGCCGCGGTGGCAGGTCCGCGACATGGCGTACGGGATGTTCGTCCGCGCCGGTGCCCTCGACCGCGCATGCGAGCAGCTCGCGGCCGAATTCCGACACCGGATCTGCCACCTGGGACCTCCCGGGACGTCTGGATGGGGCGCAGCGCACTCGTCCTATGTGAATTGTTCACTACGTGATCTCTCCTAGACTGTCGCAGCAGCCCCGAACGTGATTGACTTGTCGCGGTCGCAGCTTCTGTGTTCGTGTACAAGCACTCGCAGGATCGACGTTGCGGTCGCGGTTCCTGCGAGGTTGTACGTCGGGTCGAGTTCCGAGCACTCCACGAAGGTATGGCGGTCGGAACGGGCCCGGTACACCG from Mycobacterium sp. DL includes:
- a CDS encoding DEAD/DEAH box helicase; the protein is MSEFGRELLACAVEGTGADEHPVRHVADLPPRRASTRAWPPWADPDVVRAFRDRGVEAPWSHQLEAAQLARDGRHVVLSTGTASGKSLAYQLPILTALKENPRTRVLYLSPTKALGHDQLRSAASLTSAVPGLADVAPTPYDGDSPTEVRRFARERSRWIFSNPDMIHLSMLRNHARWAVFLRNLHYVVVDECHYYRGIFGSNVAMVLRRLLRLCARYSATGADSSGPTVIFASATTAQPAVTASELIGQTVAEVTEDGSPQGARTVALWEPALMADLVGENGAPVRRSAGAEAARVMADLIAEGARMLTFVRSRRGAELTALGARTRLTETAPDLADRVASYRAGYLAEDRRRLEQALADGELRGVATTNALELGVDIAGLDAVVLAGFPGTVASFWQQAGRAGRRGQGALVVLIARDDPLDTYLVHHPAALLDKPIERVVIDPGNPYVLGPQLLCAATELPLTDAEVRMWDAEAVAGALIDDGLLRRRPSGYFPTPGVDPHAGVDIRGATGGQIAILEVGTGRMLGSTGAGQAPAQVHPGAVYLHQGESYVVDSLDFEDGVAFVHGEDPGYTTFARELTDISVTGQGERVDHGPVTVGLVPVSVTNTVTGYLRRRLSGEVIDFVELDMPARTLETMAVMCTITPEALQNSGIDPLRVPGSLHAAEHAAIGLLPLVASCDRGDIGGVSTAIGPVGGLPTIFVYDGHPGGAGFAARGFRTITTWWDATASAIEACDCPMGCPSCVQSPKCGNGNDPLDKDGAVRVLRLVMDALADPRP